The following proteins come from a genomic window of Vallitaleaceae bacterium 9-2:
- a CDS encoding NAD-dependent protein deacylase: protein MKEFSDRIKAAEAIVFFGGAGVSTESDIPDFRSEHGIYKTVQEYGVSPEQIISHTYFHKHPEVFYDFYRKYMIFKDAKPNAAHNTLAKLEAMGKLKAVITQNIDGLHQMAGSQTVYELHGSIHRNYCTHCHAFYDMTTMVEAGGVPLCTLCGNVIKPDVVLYEEPLDEQVLSKSIEAIRTADMLIVGGTSLRVYPAAGLINYYQGNNLVLINKEETPYDAKVDLCVRGSIGEILRETIEEIDL from the coding sequence ATGAAAGAATTTAGTGATCGAATCAAAGCGGCTGAGGCTATTGTGTTTTTTGGAGGTGCAGGAGTATCAACAGAGAGTGATATCCCTGATTTTAGAAGTGAACATGGAATATATAAAACTGTTCAGGAGTATGGTGTGTCACCGGAACAGATTATATCGCACACATATTTTCATAAGCATCCAGAAGTGTTTTATGATTTCTATCGTAAGTATATGATTTTTAAAGATGCAAAACCTAATGCAGCCCATAATACATTGGCAAAGCTTGAAGCTATGGGAAAGTTAAAGGCTGTTATAACACAAAATATTGATGGATTGCATCAAATGGCAGGGAGTCAAACAGTATATGAACTCCATGGATCCATTCATCGTAACTATTGCACCCATTGCCATGCATTCTATGATATGACCACGATGGTAGAAGCGGGTGGAGTGCCGTTATGCACATTGTGCGGGAATGTGATTAAACCGGATGTTGTTTTATATGAAGAACCTTTAGATGAACAGGTATTATCAAAAAGTATCGAAGCAATTCGCACGGCAGATATGCTGATTGTTGGCGGGACGTCTTTGAGGGTATATCCAGCAGCTGGGTTGATTAATTATTATCAAGGCAACAACTTAGTCTTGATTAATAAGGAAGAGACCCCTTATGATGCGAAGGTTGATTTATGTGTTCGAGGAAGTATCGGTGAGATTTTGCGTGAAACGATTGAGGAAATAGACCTATAA